GCGCGCCGATGCCGCGATGAGCCTGCGCCGCAATGCGCCGCTGCTCTGGCGGCTGATCGGGATCGACTACATTTCGGGCGAGCGGGTGATGCCGCGCGCGGTGCTCGCCGCGCAGATGGAGGCGCTGGAGGCGCTGCCGCGCTTCGGGCTCGAGGTCTTCATGAACCGGCTCTGGATCGAGGCCGGGCTGCGCGTCGCCGTGGTGCGCTGGCCCGAGGTCGAAAGCCCGTGGAAGCACGACAAGCGCGGCGGCCGGATCGCCGGGCTGCGCGCCGACCTTGCGATGATGGGCGACATCTTCCGCACCGTGCCGCCGGCCGAGACGCTCCGGCAGGTGCTGACCCTGCGCGCGCGGCGGGTTTCCTGACCCGCGCGGCTTGATCGCCGCGCGGCGCCGGTCCAAGACTTGCCGCCATGATCGACGCATATCTTCTGCCGCTGCAGCGCCGCCTTCTGCACCCCGCCGCCGCCGCGCTGCACCGCGCCGGGGTCCGGGCCGACCACGTGACGCTGGCGGGCTTCGCCTGCGGGCTGGCGGCGGCGGCCGCCGCGGCCTGCGGGGCTTACGGGCTGGCGCTGGCGGGGTTGGCCGCGAACCGGCTGGCCGACGGGCTCGACGGCGAGATCGCGCGGCGGGCGGGGCCGACGGACCGCGGCGCCTTCCTCGACATCGCGCTCGACTTCCTCTTCTACGCGCTCTTCCCGCTCGGCTTCGCACTGGCCGACCCGGGAGCGAATGCGCTGCCGGCGGCGGCGCTGATCGCCAGCTTCATCGGCACGGGCTCGTCCTTCCTTGCCTTCTCGCTGATCGCCGAGCGGCGCGGCATGACGGCGGCGGACTACCCGAGCAAGGGCATCTACTACCTTGGCGGGCTGACCGAAGGGGCGGAGACCATCGCGCTCTTCGCGGCCTTCTGCCTCTTCCCCGGGGCCTTCGCGCCGCTCGCGTGGCTCTTTGCCGGGGCCTGCGCGCTGACCACGGCGACGCGCCTGATGGCGGGCTGGCGGCTGTTCCGCTGACCGGCGCGGCCCTGCCTCCGGCCAAGCAAAAGGGGCGGTCCCGTTCGGGCCGCCCCTTCGCGTTGCGGGGGGTGTCCCCCGCGAATTCCGGTGCTCAGGCGAGCTGGATGTTCACGGCGCTTTCGCGGCCGTCACGGCCAGCCTGCAGCTCGTAGGTCACCTTC
The Salipiger sp. H15 DNA segment above includes these coding regions:
- a CDS encoding glycosyltransferase family 2 protein, with amino-acid sequence MSPSTLSCIIPAYNEAPRIAAVLAAVLDHPLIAEVVVVDDGSSDGTAGVAEAAGQGHPKLRVLRQPVNGGKTRAVARGIAEARGAHVLLLDSDLIGLDAGHLSALAAPVLEGRADAAMSLRRNAPLLWRLIGIDYISGERVMPRAVLAAQMEALEALPRFGLEVFMNRLWIEAGLRVAVVRWPEVESPWKHDKRGGRIAGLRADLAMMGDIFRTVPPAETLRQVLTLRARRVS
- a CDS encoding CDP-alcohol phosphatidyltransferase family protein, producing the protein MIDAYLLPLQRRLLHPAAAALHRAGVRADHVTLAGFACGLAAAAAAACGAYGLALAGLAANRLADGLDGEIARRAGPTDRGAFLDIALDFLFYALFPLGFALADPGANALPAAALIASFIGTGSSFLAFSLIAERRGMTAADYPSKGIYYLGGLTEGAETIALFAAFCLFPGAFAPLAWLFAGACALTTATRLMAGWRLFR